In Labrus mixtus chromosome 13, fLabMix1.1, whole genome shotgun sequence, a single genomic region encodes these proteins:
- the ube2g2 gene encoding ubiquitin-conjugating enzyme E2 G2: MAGTALKRLMAEYKQLTLNPPEGIVAGPANEENFFEWEALIMGPQDTCFEGGVFPAVLSFPSDYPLSPPKMRFTCDMFHPNIYPDGRVCISILHAPGDDPMGYESSAERWSPVQSVEKILLSVVSMLAEPNDESGANVDASKMWREDREQFYKLAQKIVRKSLGL, from the exons ATGGCGGGCACCGCGCTGAAGAGACTCATGGCGGAGTATAAAC AGCTGACCCTGAACCCACCTGAGGGGATCGTTGCAG gtcCAGCCAATGAGGAGAACTTCTTTGAGTGGGAGGCTCTCATCAT gggtCCTCAGGACACGTGTTTCGAAGGAGGGGTGTTTCCTGCCGTCCTCAGCTTCCCCTCTGATTACCCGCTCAGTCCTCCAAAGATGAGGTTCACCTGCGACATGTTTCACCCCAACA tcTATCCTGACGGCCGGGTGTGTATCTCCATACTCCACGCCCCTGGTGACGACCCGATGGGTTATGAGAGCAGTGCAGAGCGGTGGAGTCCTGTTCAGAGTGTGGAGAAGATCCTACTGTCGGTGGTCAGCATGCTCGCAG AGCCGAATGATGAAAGCGGAGCAAACGTTGACGCGTCTAAAATGTGGCGTGAGGACAGAGAGCAGTTCTACAAACTCGCTCAGAAGATCGTCAGGAAGTCGCTGGGCCTCTaa